A single genomic interval of Nonomuraea rubra harbors:
- a CDS encoding CU044_5270 family protein codes for MTNELETIKAHHDSLPAPSPEATARARALITEETGRAGSGFRGRRWVVRAGVAVGLATAVSAGLVLVRGGDDSVPFGTSPASAAELLRHAATVAAREEVRPGPGQFVYVEQKDVTFASGSQGEYNQDVRREVWMPGGDPGKALTRSTYGRTHVISGGRPEHVQAPGTVEYERAGQCRGGSLGLPFQAADLPADPDRALAEIRQAAEEFVRSDQRRRGETNLSRNEVDMRVQKVVASSLLGLAQNPLTSSRTRATVFGALSRMPTVTVVPNLTDPAGRQGVGASLKLDAPGGGWERGELIFEPGTYRFLGYRSWIGRQQGGQVRETPGASTAVLTVKVVDSVPEVPKDAGRPLFC; via the coding sequence GTGACGAACGAACTCGAAACGATCAAGGCCCACCACGACAGCCTGCCGGCACCTTCGCCCGAGGCGACCGCCCGCGCCCGGGCGCTGATCACCGAAGAGACCGGGCGGGCCGGCAGCGGATTCCGGGGCAGGCGGTGGGTGGTGCGGGCCGGGGTGGCCGTGGGGCTGGCGACGGCGGTGAGCGCGGGGCTGGTCCTGGTGCGCGGCGGTGATGACTCCGTCCCGTTCGGGACGTCCCCGGCGAGCGCCGCCGAGTTGCTCCGGCACGCGGCCACGGTCGCGGCGCGGGAGGAGGTACGGCCGGGGCCGGGGCAGTTCGTGTACGTCGAGCAGAAGGACGTCACGTTCGCCTCCGGTTCCCAGGGCGAGTACAACCAGGACGTACGCCGGGAGGTGTGGATGCCGGGCGGCGATCCGGGCAAGGCCCTGACCCGCTCGACGTACGGGCGGACACACGTCATCAGCGGCGGCCGCCCGGAGCACGTGCAGGCCCCGGGAACGGTGGAGTACGAGCGGGCGGGGCAGTGCCGCGGAGGCTCCTTGGGCCTGCCGTTCCAGGCCGCCGATCTGCCCGCGGACCCTGACAGAGCCCTGGCGGAGATCCGCCAGGCGGCGGAGGAGTTCGTACGGTCGGACCAGCGCAGACGGGGCGAGACGAACCTGAGCCGGAACGAGGTGGACATGCGGGTCCAGAAGGTCGTCGCGAGCTCGTTGCTCGGGCTGGCGCAGAACCCGCTCACCTCCTCCCGGACCAGGGCCACGGTCTTCGGCGCGCTGTCGAGGATGCCGACGGTGACCGTCGTCCCGAACCTCACCGACCCGGCCGGACGGCAGGGAGTGGGAGCCTCGCTCAAGCTCGACGCCCCGGGCGGAGGCTGGGAGCGCGGGGAGCTCATCTTCGAGCCGGGAACGTACCGGTTCCTCGGCTACCGGAGCTGGATCGGACGGCAGCAGGGGGGACAGGTCAGGGAGACGCCGGGCGCGAGCACGGCGGTGCTGACGGTGAAGGTCGTGGACTCCGTGCCGGAGGTGCCGAAGGACGCGGGCAGGCCGCTGTTCTGCTGA
- a CDS encoding alpha/beta fold hydrolase, with protein sequence MRHFTIHHDGVTIPVSRGGHGRALVLCPGLNSTQAHLHELAGLLRRDHDVVTFDLRGHGLASAADRYSFEAFLSDLAAVMADLEAAPVLVGYSLGADLAVHHASRHPGTVAGLVLIDGANPTPEPFISESVLPQFRAMWDDLAAQQETQRGTARQVLLTGRQILDLNLEIDTIRSGILDQYRKIDRPIHMIMSTAMAGVDHAQSFNRNWRAGVERLVREQPHITTSWLDADHQLVFTHAQEVARIIRDTRVVEG encoded by the coding sequence ATGCGGCACTTCACGATCCACCACGACGGCGTCACGATCCCGGTGTCCCGGGGCGGCCACGGGCGAGCGCTGGTCCTGTGTCCCGGGCTGAACTCGACCCAGGCCCACCTGCACGAGCTGGCCGGGCTGTTGCGGCGCGACCACGACGTGGTGACGTTCGACCTCCGGGGCCACGGCCTCGCCTCGGCCGCCGATCGGTACTCCTTCGAGGCGTTCCTCAGCGACCTCGCCGCGGTGATGGCGGACCTGGAGGCGGCGCCCGTGCTGGTGGGCTACTCCCTGGGCGCGGACCTGGCCGTGCACCACGCCTCCCGGCACCCCGGCACCGTCGCCGGACTCGTTCTCATCGACGGGGCGAACCCGACGCCCGAACCGTTCATCAGCGAGTCCGTCCTGCCCCAGTTCCGCGCCATGTGGGACGACCTGGCGGCGCAGCAGGAGACCCAACGAGGCACCGCGCGCCAGGTGCTGCTCACCGGCCGGCAGATCCTCGACCTGAACCTGGAGATCGACACGATCCGCTCCGGGATTCTCGACCAGTACAGAAAGATCGACCGGCCCATCCACATGATCATGTCGACCGCGATGGCCGGCGTAGATCACGCGCAGTCGTTCAACCGGAACTGGCGGGCAGGCGTCGAGCGGCTGGTCCGCGAGCAGCCGCACATCACCACGTCCTGGCTTGACGCCGACCACCAGCTCGTCTTCACGCACGCCCAGGAGGTCGCCCGGATCATCCGGGATACCCGAGTAGTGGAAGGCTGA
- a CDS encoding HAD-IA family hydrolase, producing the protein MSDVVPIKLACLDLAGTTVGDIAMVERAFAEAIATQGIVPGTGAYARAMVHVHRSRGCPKIDVFRGIFPGNEAQAQAANLTFERSYEGALERAGLVPMPGVLEVLDKLRGTGIKLALITGFSRTTLSRILSVLGWHDKIDLAISPEDAGGRGRPWPDMVLHAVLRLEVPDVRQVAVIGDSESDMLCGKRAGASIVAGVMTGVHSRERLLKGGATHILDSIADFPNLILSDDLGTTQVASSAR; encoded by the coding sequence ATGAGTGACGTCGTCCCCATCAAGCTGGCGTGCCTGGACCTGGCAGGCACCACAGTCGGTGACATCGCCATGGTCGAGCGCGCCTTCGCCGAGGCGATCGCGACCCAAGGCATAGTGCCCGGGACCGGAGCGTACGCGCGTGCCATGGTTCACGTGCACCGGTCCCGGGGCTGCCCCAAGATCGATGTCTTCCGTGGGATCTTCCCCGGCAACGAGGCCCAGGCCCAGGCGGCGAACCTGACGTTCGAACGCTCCTACGAGGGAGCGCTGGAGCGGGCAGGTCTCGTCCCCATGCCCGGAGTCCTGGAGGTCCTCGACAAGCTCCGCGGCACCGGCATCAAGCTGGCCCTGATCACCGGCTTCAGCCGCACCACCCTGAGCCGCATCCTGAGCGTCCTCGGCTGGCACGACAAGATCGACCTGGCCATCTCCCCCGAAGACGCCGGCGGCCGCGGCCGCCCCTGGCCCGACATGGTCCTCCACGCCGTACTCCGGCTGGAAGTGCCCGACGTACGCCAGGTGGCCGTCATCGGAGACTCGGAGAGCGACATGCTCTGCGGCAAGCGAGCCGGGGCCTCGATCGTGGCGGGGGTCATGACGGGCGTACACAGCCGGGAACGCCTGCTGAAGGGCGGGGCCACCCACATCCTCGACTCGATCGCGGACTTCCCGAACTTGATCCTGAGCGACGACCTTGGCACGACGCAGGTAGCTTCCTCGGCCCGGTAA
- a CDS encoding DUF4240 domain-containing protein: MVKLGDQPACLVSQDEAFLEPAHPMDPLSAAPAAWSIAVRIFDSLLWQSVHVNLDEFWSIVESARTDAKPTHEALVDRLAVLTMDEILDFQMRFDEVQDAVHRWDVWAAAYLIGGGCSDDSFSDFRAGLVALGRSWFEKAAQSPDSLADHPVVIEAAAQGDLDAIFYEDLGIAAGAAYDRHTDGDVDAFYEALEVRMEAVEQAAGDDMGEDFDFDDDAQMRQRLPRLSALFLPPAG; the protein is encoded by the coding sequence GTGGTCAAGCTCGGCGATCAGCCGGCTTGCCTGGTGAGCCAGGACGAGGCCTTCCTGGAGCCGGCACACCCAATGGACCCGCTGTCCGCAGCACCTGCGGCGTGGAGTATTGCGGTCCGAATTTTTGACAGCCTGCTCTGGCAGAGTGTCCACGTGAACCTGGACGAATTCTGGAGCATCGTCGAATCCGCCCGCACGGATGCGAAGCCTACCCATGAGGCACTCGTTGATCGGCTTGCAGTCCTCACGATGGACGAGATTCTCGATTTCCAGATGCGGTTCGATGAGGTACAGGATGCAGTCCATCGGTGGGATGTCTGGGCTGCCGCTTATCTGATCGGTGGCGGGTGCTCGGATGACAGCTTCAGCGACTTCCGGGCAGGGTTGGTCGCATTGGGCCGTTCCTGGTTCGAGAAGGCGGCACAGTCCCCCGACAGCCTGGCCGACCATCCGGTCGTCATAGAAGCCGCAGCTCAAGGCGACCTTGATGCCATCTTCTATGAAGACCTCGGAATTGCGGCCGGCGCCGCCTACGACCGGCACACCGATGGCGATGTCGACGCCTTCTATGAGGCCTTGGAGGTTCGCATGGAAGCGGTGGAGCAGGCCGCAGGGGACGACATGGGGGAAGACTTCGACTTCGACGACGACGCCCAGATGCGTCAGCGCTTGCCCCGCCTGTCGGCACTCTTCCTACCACCGGCCGGTTGA
- a CDS encoding DLW-39 family protein translates to MKKLLVLALIALGGLLIWRKVQADRAELDLWTEATGSEN, encoded by the coding sequence GTGAAGAAGCTGCTCGTTCTGGCGCTGATCGCCCTCGGGGGGTTGCTGATCTGGCGTAAGGTGCAGGCCGACCGCGCAGAGCTCGATCTCTGGACCGAGGCGACCGGCAGCGAGAACTAA
- a CDS encoding MerR family transcriptional regulator has product MWKADPMLTIGELAAYAGVTVRAVRHYHAKGLLPEPERDHFGYRRYDGGAVVELIRIRTLAEAGVPLARVRELLQAGEEEFAAAIADIDRRLRAEIRQRQRHRERLARLTSRDGLVLPPEVVGYLDRLRALGVDERIVQAERDGWIPLAAHSPERVPEWMARKREQLADPRLVDFYRTLGQALDRADDDPRLVGLADELAAYLTRMAEERGEGYVDDLDMDSSLAKLMDTLAFDTVPPARRLIELLKQRGWTGWTKLERVAPDSR; this is encoded by the coding sequence ATGTGGAAGGCTGACCCGATGCTGACCATCGGCGAGCTGGCGGCGTACGCCGGAGTGACGGTGCGCGCCGTGCGGCACTATCACGCCAAGGGCCTGCTGCCGGAGCCGGAGCGGGACCACTTCGGCTACCGCAGGTACGACGGCGGTGCGGTGGTCGAGCTGATCAGGATCCGGACGCTGGCCGAGGCCGGGGTCCCGCTGGCGCGGGTGCGGGAGCTGCTGCAGGCCGGCGAGGAGGAGTTCGCCGCGGCCATCGCGGACATCGACAGGCGGCTGCGCGCCGAGATCCGGCAGCGGCAGCGGCACCGGGAACGCCTCGCCCGGCTCACCTCCAGGGACGGCCTCGTGCTGCCTCCGGAGGTGGTCGGCTACCTCGACCGGCTGCGGGCGCTCGGCGTCGACGAACGGATCGTCCAGGCCGAACGCGACGGCTGGATCCCGCTCGCCGCGCACTCGCCCGAACGGGTCCCGGAGTGGATGGCGCGCAAGCGCGAGCAACTGGCCGACCCGCGGCTCGTCGACTTCTACCGCACCCTCGGCCAGGCCCTCGACCGGGCCGACGATGACCCGCGGCTGGTCGGGCTGGCCGACGAGCTGGCCGCCTACCTCACGCGGATGGCGGAGGAGCGGGGCGAGGGCTATGTCGACGACCTCGACATGGACTCGTCGCTCGCCAAGCTGATGGACACGCTGGCGTTCGACACCGTGCCGCCGGCGCGCCGGCTGATCGAGCTGCTGAAGCAGCGAGGCTGGACGGGATGGACCAAGCTCGAGCGCGTTGCCCCTGATTCGCGGTAG
- a CDS encoding site-specific integrase, which yields MLTVSQVFELADRMADRRFRAMVLLTTFASLRWGEVTALRRSSIDLQTRTVRVREQLLELDNGEMRLGPLKSKAGRRTVSIPSVIVPVLVEHLAAYVDEAEDAFVFLGKRGAFLRGSNFRRESKWADALKEMGVQGLHFHDLRHTGNTLAVQSGASLADLKARMGARQRPGRTHLPARDP from the coding sequence GTGCTCACCGTCTCCCAGGTCTTCGAGCTGGCCGACCGGATGGCAGACCGCCGCTTCCGCGCCATGGTCCTGCTGACCACCTTCGCTAGTCTGCGCTGGGGTGAGGTGACGGCGCTGCGGCGGTCCAGCATCGACCTTCAGACCCGTACAGTCCGGGTACGGGAACAGCTCCTCGAACTCGACAACGGCGAGATGCGGCTGGGGCCGCTGAAGTCGAAGGCTGGGCGGCGAACCGTCAGCATCCCCTCGGTGATCGTCCCGGTCCTCGTCGAACACCTGGCGGCGTACGTTGACGAGGCCGAAGACGCCTTCGTGTTCCTCGGCAAGCGCGGGGCGTTCCTTCGAGGGAGCAACTTCCGCCGCGAGTCCAAGTGGGCTGACGCGCTCAAGGAGATGGGCGTGCAGGGGCTGCACTTCCACGATCTCCGCCACACCGGTAACACCCTGGCGGTGCAGTCAGGGGCGAGCCTTGCCGACCTGAAGGCGCGGATGGGGGCACGACAGCGACCGGGCCGCACTCATCTACCAGCACGCGACCCGTGA
- a CDS encoding MFS transporter encodes MRSYRTLVRTPEFTPFLLSFAAFAAAQTIGSLALGTLVYQATGSPLLSAVSMFGPQLAQLVGATFLLSGADRLPPRAILSGLALAYAAGTAVLALPGLPVAAVLGVVLAQGLLAALGGGVRSGLLTEILPRDGYVLGRSVFNMLWGLMQVAGFATGGALLTLLTPGTCLLLAAALYVTSALATRLGLTARPPRSSGRLSVSATWRTNALLWSSRSRRLTYLGLWLPNGLVVGCESLYVSYAPGAAGTLFACAALGMFVGDVVVGRLVPPAWRPRLAVPLRLLLAVPYLLFVLRPGVAPAAVAVAVASVGFGASLVLQERLMSRTPDHLAGQALGLHFVGMSTMQGVCAALAGAVAQVTSPAATMTMLAGGSAAVTLILAVLDRRGERAGRQEPVFS; translated from the coding sequence ATGCGCAGCTACCGAACCCTTGTCCGCACTCCTGAGTTCACCCCGTTCCTGCTGTCCTTCGCCGCCTTCGCCGCTGCCCAGACGATCGGCTCCCTGGCCCTGGGCACGCTGGTCTACCAGGCCACCGGCTCGCCGCTGCTGTCGGCGGTGAGCATGTTCGGCCCGCAGCTCGCACAGCTGGTGGGGGCCACGTTCCTGCTCTCGGGCGCCGACCGCCTGCCGCCGCGCGCGATCCTGTCCGGTCTCGCGCTCGCCTATGCGGCCGGTACGGCGGTGCTGGCGCTGCCCGGGTTGCCGGTCGCGGCGGTCCTCGGGGTCGTCCTGGCGCAGGGCCTGCTCGCGGCGCTGGGTGGGGGAGTGCGCTCGGGGCTGCTGACCGAGATCCTGCCGAGGGACGGCTATGTCCTGGGCCGTTCGGTGTTCAACATGTTGTGGGGCCTGATGCAGGTCGCCGGGTTCGCGACGGGCGGCGCGTTGCTGACGCTGCTGACGCCGGGGACGTGCCTGCTGCTGGCGGCGGCGCTGTACGTGACGTCGGCCCTGGCCACCCGGCTGGGGCTCACGGCTCGCCCGCCGCGCTCCTCGGGCCGCCTGTCCGTGTCGGCCACCTGGCGCACCAACGCCCTGCTGTGGTCCTCGCGCTCCCGCCGCCTGACGTACCTGGGGCTGTGGCTTCCCAACGGCCTGGTGGTCGGCTGCGAGTCGCTCTACGTCTCCTACGCCCCCGGGGCCGCCGGCACGCTGTTCGCCTGCGCGGCGCTGGGCATGTTCGTGGGCGACGTGGTGGTGGGGCGCCTGGTGCCGCCCGCTTGGCGGCCCCGGCTCGCGGTTCCGCTGCGGCTGCTGCTGGCGGTGCCGTATCTGCTGTTCGTCCTGCGGCCGGGGGTGGCGCCGGCGGCCGTGGCCGTGGCCGTCGCGTCCGTGGGGTTCGGCGCGAGCCTGGTCCTCCAGGAACGCCTGATGTCCCGCACCCCCGACCACCTCGCGGGCCAGGCCCTCGGGCTGCACTTCGTCGGCATGTCCACGATGCAGGGCGTCTGTGCGGCTCTCGCGGGCGCGGTGGCGCAGGTGACGTCGCCGGCCGCGACGATGACGAT
- a CDS encoding heavy-metal-associated domain-containing protein, whose amino-acid sequence MTTTTYTVNGMTCGHCVSSVKEEVGEVTGVTSVEVDLATGLLTVASESPIDRARIASAVEEAGYELAGRS is encoded by the coding sequence ATGACCACCACCACCTACACCGTGAACGGCATGACCTGCGGCCACTGCGTGAGCTCGGTCAAGGAGGAGGTCGGCGAGGTCACCGGCGTCACGAGCGTCGAGGTGGACCTGGCCACCGGCCTGCTGACCGTAGCCAGCGAGAGCCCGATCGACCGCGCGAGGATCGCCTCCGCGGTGGAAGAGGCCGGCTACGAGCTGGCGGGCAGATCATGA
- a CDS encoding RNA polymerase sigma factor encodes MTAPPQDAAPPSEDTDAQVIEASWRDPDRFGAVFDRYFAAIHRYVHLRLGESAADDLAAETFLRAFRGRDRFDLTCSSARPWLYGIASNLVADHRRAEARRYRALARSAEAEEIAGHDERVVQRVSAAVMQPRLAAGLARLSSGDRDVLLLVACAQLSYEEVATALGIPQGTVGSRLNRARRKLRKIIGPAGEAL; translated from the coding sequence ATGACCGCTCCCCCTCAAGACGCGGCGCCTCCCAGCGAGGACACCGACGCGCAGGTGATAGAGGCGTCGTGGCGCGACCCTGACCGTTTCGGCGCCGTCTTCGACCGCTACTTCGCCGCCATCCACCGCTACGTGCACCTGCGCCTGGGCGAGTCGGCCGCCGACGACCTCGCCGCGGAGACCTTCCTGCGGGCCTTCCGCGGCCGGGACCGCTTCGACCTCACCTGCTCCAGCGCCCGCCCCTGGCTGTACGGCATCGCCTCCAACCTGGTCGCCGACCACCGCCGCGCCGAGGCACGCAGGTACCGGGCGCTGGCCAGGAGTGCCGAGGCGGAGGAGATCGCCGGCCACGACGAGCGGGTGGTGCAGCGGGTCTCGGCGGCGGTCATGCAGCCGCGGCTGGCCGCGGGCCTGGCCCGGCTCTCGTCCGGGGACAGGGACGTCCTGCTGCTGGTCGCCTGCGCCCAGCTCAGCTACGAGGAGGTGGCCACGGCGCTCGGCATCCCCCAGGGAACGGTGGGATCGCGTCTCAACCGGGCCCGCAGGAAGCTCCGCAAGATCATCGGCCCCGCCGGGGAGGCACTGTGA
- a CDS encoding SMI1/KNR4 family protein — MIAEARHMRCAAQRRSRSNRDIFLAMSPQYAWSERFPARHAETQSSAHQPVSPLGDLYPPATEAEVRELEERLDVELPPSYRQFLLVANGRGNADDCCLLRAKEVGWLRDVDPSIAKSWSEPKPVNSWSVPDELYFVYGLEQDSIRYRGEYVPDTLLIGYWDDGVALLNPCVRTAEGEWEAWYLAPWLPGAHRYRSFWDLAMDELRMQYSR, encoded by the coding sequence ATGATCGCGGAGGCCCGGCACATGCGTTGTGCCGCACAGCGCAGAAGCCGCTCGAATCGAGATATCTTCCTCGCCATGAGTCCCCAGTACGCATGGTCTGAACGCTTCCCTGCAAGACATGCGGAGACCCAAAGTTCTGCTCACCAGCCGGTCAGCCCGCTCGGCGATCTGTATCCTCCGGCTACCGAAGCAGAGGTCCGCGAGCTTGAAGAGCGGTTAGATGTGGAGCTGCCGCCGAGTTACCGGCAGTTTCTCCTGGTCGCCAACGGGCGGGGCAACGCCGATGACTGCTGCTTGCTGCGTGCCAAAGAAGTCGGCTGGCTCCGTGACGTCGACCCCTCGATCGCCAAGAGCTGGTCAGAACCCAAGCCCGTGAACTCATGGAGCGTGCCCGACGAGCTCTACTTCGTCTATGGACTGGAGCAGGACTCCATCCGTTACAGAGGGGAGTACGTACCCGACACCCTTCTGATCGGATACTGGGATGACGGAGTGGCGCTCCTCAATCCCTGCGTCCGCACCGCTGAAGGTGAGTGGGAAGCCTGGTATCTCGCACCATGGCTGCCCGGCGCTCACCGTTACAGGTCATTTTGGGACCTCGCAATGGACGAGCTGAGAATGCAGTACTCACGTTGA
- a CDS encoding ArsR/SmtB family transcription factor: MGLWQIDTDTLARSRFVLSPFAETFASLKLLYTGTGAHPGEGAWLRAHLPGYRAYLATDPVAALLVRAALGRSWVADFFCATSHEGESFAETVARVRATGAAQARADLRVSVGGPLPAALERDDLPERAAMLLTYVWEETVRPYWERRRRVLEADVVARTAQVSQGGWAAVLDSLRPGTRWIGESRFQVNLHAVPPREIAAGAELLFMPVTPKAGWVSWEERERYAIVYPCLGVLAEHHDRRPVPAGLGALMGTARARVLLLLGTPMSTTQLVAVTGQGLGSVGRHLRVLLDAGLVERRRAGRSVLYLRTAAGEVLVDASATGGEVLVDSSATGGEVPVDDASAPGGGGVSGRVSAATAPRQTGPRS, translated from the coding sequence ATGGGCTTGTGGCAGATCGACACCGACACGCTCGCCCGCAGCCGGTTCGTGCTCTCTCCGTTCGCCGAGACGTTCGCGAGCCTGAAGCTGCTGTACACGGGGACCGGCGCCCATCCGGGCGAGGGGGCCTGGCTGCGCGCGCACCTGCCCGGCTACCGCGCCTACCTCGCGACCGACCCGGTGGCCGCGCTGCTCGTACGGGCGGCGCTCGGCAGGTCGTGGGTCGCCGACTTCTTCTGCGCCACCTCGCACGAGGGGGAGAGCTTCGCGGAGACCGTGGCCAGGGTGCGGGCGACCGGCGCCGCGCAGGCGCGGGCCGACCTCCGCGTGTCCGTCGGTGGCCCGCTCCCCGCCGCCCTGGAGCGGGACGACCTGCCCGAGCGGGCGGCCATGCTGCTGACGTACGTCTGGGAGGAGACCGTGCGGCCGTACTGGGAGCGCCGGCGGCGCGTCCTGGAGGCCGACGTGGTCGCGCGGACGGCGCAGGTGAGCCAGGGCGGCTGGGCGGCCGTGCTGGACTCGCTGCGGCCGGGGACGCGGTGGATCGGGGAGAGCCGGTTCCAGGTCAACCTGCACGCGGTTCCGCCGCGGGAGATCGCGGCCGGGGCCGAGCTGCTGTTCATGCCGGTGACGCCGAAGGCCGGGTGGGTGTCGTGGGAGGAACGGGAGCGGTACGCCATCGTCTACCCGTGCCTCGGGGTGCTCGCCGAGCACCACGACCGGCGGCCCGTCCCGGCCGGGCTCGGCGCGCTCATGGGGACGGCGCGGGCCAGGGTGCTGCTGTTGCTGGGGACTCCGATGAGCACGACCCAGCTGGTCGCCGTGACCGGTCAGGGGCTGGGGTCGGTGGGCCGGCATCTGCGGGTGCTGCTGGACGCGGGGCTGGTGGAGCGGCGGCGGGCCGGGCGGTCGGTGCTGTACCTGCGGACGGCGGCCGGAGAGGTGCTCGTGGACGCTTCGGCCACCGGCGGGGAGGTGCTCGTGGACTCGTCGGCCACCGGCGGGGAGGTGCCCGTGGATGATGCTTCGGCCCCCGGTGGGGGTGGTGTCAGCGGCCGCGTCAGCGCGGCGACGGCGCCGCGTCAGACCGGCCCGCGATCGTAA
- a CDS encoding DUF5655 domain-containing protein, with the protein MDEKTWTIDDHLAGKPDSSVALYHEFIRLVEACGPFAYAVSKSMVTVKGKRRGFAGARPDARGLRGYFDVQRIVGEDARITNISPYTKRLYVHAFRISDLAELDDEFAGWIREAYDVGQGAHLGARENKTGLT; encoded by the coding sequence ATGGACGAGAAGACATGGACGATTGACGATCACCTTGCAGGTAAGCCCGACAGCTCCGTAGCGCTCTACCACGAGTTCATCAGGTTGGTTGAGGCGTGCGGACCCTTCGCCTACGCAGTCTCGAAGAGCATGGTCACCGTTAAGGGGAAACGTCGAGGGTTCGCGGGAGCAAGGCCGGACGCTCGCGGACTCCGAGGTTACTTCGACGTCCAACGAATAGTAGGCGAAGATGCACGCATCACCAATATTTCGCCGTACACGAAACGGCTATACGTTCATGCCTTCCGGATCTCTGATCTGGCGGAGCTTGACGACGAGTTTGCTGGCTGGATCCGCGAAGCCTACGACGTCGGCCAAGGTGCACATCTGGGAGCTCGTGAGAACAAAACTGGGCTTACCTGA